One genomic window of bacterium includes the following:
- a CDS encoding PEP-CTERM sorting domain-containing protein, with protein MKIYHRNESGFGKWVVAVVAFLLVMTISFADVYGITVPNKPGDGKGKDPKPNHGKQYNQTDTEHRGDKPEPSPTPTPEPGTMILMGIGLGAAAVARKLKSSK; from the coding sequence ATGAAGATCTATCATCGAAACGAATCGGGATTCGGAAAGTGGGTTGTAGCGGTTGTCGCGTTTCTGCTCGTCATGACGATCAGTTTCGCGGACGTCTACGGCATCACGGTACCGAACAAGCCGGGTGACGGCAAAGGGAAAGACCCGAAACCGAACCATGGCAAGCAGTACAACCAGACGGACACAGAGCATCGTGGCGATAAGCCGGAGCCATCACCGACTCCCACTCCGGAGCCGGGGACAATGATCCTGATGGGCATTGGGCTTGGCGCCGCCGCAGTAGCACGAAAGTTGAAGAGTTCTAAATAA
- a CDS encoding methylmalonyl-CoA mutase, whose amino-acid sequence MADQKKTSSGIPIPPLADQSSSPQPTLGKPGQYPYTRGIYPDMYRGRLWTMRQYAGFGTAAETNQRFKYLLQRGQTGLSVAFDLATQIGFDSDHPMAHGEVGRTGVAIDSLADMETLFDGIPLDKVSTSMTINSTAVVLLAMYIAVGKKQSVSPANLSGTVQNDILKEFIARGTYILPPGGSMRIITDIFGYANQHLPKYNTISISGYHIREAGATAVQEVAFTLSNAIAYVKAAFDAGLTVDQFAPRLSFFFASHNDLFEEVAKFRAARKIWARLMKEQFGATDERSMLLRFHTQTGGSTLTAQQPENNIVRTTMQALAAILGGTQSLHTNSFDEALGLPTERSAEIALRTQQIIAFESGAADSADPLGGSYLVEYMTDAIESKITDLMAHIDRLGGSVRCIETGYFQDELARSAYEYQRQVEKEEKVVVGVNKFKTDRSEIPSVLKVDPELERRQIAAVQKVRSQRDNQAVQSSLAELREAATGNQNVVYPVLKAVEQYATVGEISDVFRSVWGEYHARG is encoded by the coding sequence ATGGCTGACCAGAAAAAAACATCCTCCGGTATTCCGATCCCGCCGTTGGCGGATCAGTCATCCTCGCCGCAACCCACTCTTGGCAAACCGGGCCAGTACCCCTACACTCGCGGCATCTATCCTGATATGTATCGCGGACGCCTCTGGACTATGCGCCAGTATGCCGGATTCGGCACCGCCGCCGAAACCAATCAGCGATTCAAGTATCTGCTCCAGCGCGGTCAAACTGGCCTCTCGGTCGCCTTTGACCTGGCCACCCAGATAGGCTTCGACTCAGATCATCCCATGGCCCATGGTGAGGTCGGGCGAACCGGTGTCGCTATCGACTCACTCGCTGATATGGAGACGCTCTTCGACGGTATCCCGCTCGACAAAGTCTCCACCTCCATGACCATCAACTCCACCGCTGTGGTTCTGCTGGCTATGTATATCGCTGTCGGCAAGAAGCAGTCGGTCTCTCCGGCCAATCTCTCCGGGACAGTGCAGAACGATATCCTCAAAGAGTTCATCGCGCGCGGCACCTATATATTGCCACCCGGCGGCTCGATGCGGATCATCACCGATATTTTCGGCTACGCCAACCAGCACCTCCCGAAATACAACACGATCTCGATCTCCGGTTACCATATCCGCGAGGCAGGGGCGACCGCCGTGCAGGAGGTAGCCTTTACTCTCTCCAACGCGATCGCGTATGTCAAAGCTGCTTTCGATGCCGGCTTGACTGTCGATCAATTCGCCCCCCGACTCTCTTTCTTTTTCGCCTCGCATAACGATCTGTTCGAAGAAGTCGCCAAATTCCGCGCCGCCCGCAAGATCTGGGCGCGCCTCATGAAAGAGCAGTTCGGCGCTACCGATGAACGCTCCATGCTCCTCCGTTTCCACACGCAGACGGGTGGCTCGACCCTCACCGCCCAACAGCCGGAGAATAATATTGTCCGCACCACCATGCAGGCCTTGGCGGCGATCCTGGGCGGCACGCAATCGCTCCACACTAATTCCTTCGATGAAGCACTCGGTTTGCCGACCGAACGCTCCGCCGAGATCGCCCTGCGCACTCAGCAGATAATCGCCTTCGAATCCGGCGCCGCCGATTCCGCCGACCCGCTCGGCGGTTCATATCTGGTTGAGTATATGACGGATGCGATTGAATCGAAGATCACTGACCTGATGGCTCATATCGACCGGCTTGGCGGCTCGGTCCGCTGTATCGAAACCGGCTACTTCCAGGATGAACTGGCCCGCTCCGCCTACGAATACCAGCGGCAGGTCGAAAAGGAAGAAAAGGTCGTTGTCGGCGTCAACAAATTCAAGACCGACCGCTCGGAGATCCCCTCCGTCTTAAAAGTTGACCCGGAACTGGAACGTCGCCAGATTGCGGCAGTACAAAAGGTTCGGAGCCAACGGGACAATCAGGCAGTGCAGTCCTCTCTGGCCGAACTTCGCGAGGCTGCCACCGGCAATCAAAATGTCGTTTATCCGGTGCTGAAAGCTGTTGAACAGTACGCAACCGTAGGAGAGATATCAGATGTCTTTCGCTCAGTCTGGGGTGAATATCATGCGCGCGGCTAA
- the accC gene encoding acetyl-CoA carboxylase biotin carboxylase subunit gives MTHTIRKILIANRGEIAVRIIRGCRDLGIRSVAVYSEADKTAFHVRMADDAICIGPAPSNQSYLVHDALIAAAKKSGADAIHPGYGFVSENQAFAARCVKEGMIFIGPRPETIGLLGDKLAARETAIKAKLPLVQGSNIDVTNLASARETAKKIGYPILVKAAAGGGGKGMRVVNADDQFEEALQSAASEAKSAFGDSRVYIEKYLARPRHVEIQILCDQHGNCIHLGERECSIQRRHQKVIEESPSPIMTPELRKQMGSAAVEIARAAGYVGAGTVEFLVDEQKNFYFLEVNTRLQVEHPVTEMVTGVDLVKEQIAVAEGKKLTLRQEDIQMRGHALECRIYAEDPDNNFMPSTGLLKSYVIPAGPGVRVDSGVVLGSEIPIYYDPMIAKLVVWGKDRSEAISRMKRALEEYRVSGVETTIGFHRVIMDNPKFISGELSTRFLEEEYPDNVYRHLTDFLRERAALALAIDSYVRERKIAVVDQPAAPHSNWTIWHRAGNLRQFGGSR, from the coding sequence ATGACCCATACCATTCGAAAAATACTGATCGCCAACCGCGGGGAGATTGCCGTCCGGATCATCCGGGGATGCCGTGACCTCGGTATCCGCTCCGTTGCCGTCTACTCCGAGGCAGACAAAACCGCCTTCCATGTCCGGATGGCCGATGATGCTATCTGCATCGGCCCGGCCCCTTCCAATCAAAGCTACCTGGTACACGATGCTCTCATCGCCGCGGCCAAAAAGTCCGGCGCGGATGCCATTCATCCCGGATACGGCTTTGTCTCCGAAAACCAGGCGTTTGCCGCTCGTTGCGTCAAAGAAGGGATGATCTTCATCGGCCCACGACCGGAAACCATCGGCCTTCTGGGTGACAAACTGGCCGCCCGCGAAACCGCCATCAAAGCCAAACTGCCGTTGGTGCAGGGCTCGAATATCGATGTTACCAATCTTGCCTCTGCCCGCGAGACTGCCAAAAAGATCGGCTACCCGATTCTCGTCAAAGCCGCCGCCGGCGGTGGCGGAAAAGGGATGCGCGTGGTGAATGCCGATGACCAGTTCGAGGAAGCCCTGCAATCCGCCGCCTCCGAAGCAAAATCAGCTTTTGGCGACAGCCGCGTTTATATCGAAAAATATCTGGCCCGCCCTCGCCATGTAGAGATCCAGATCCTCTGCGACCAACATGGCAACTGCATTCACCTCGGCGAACGCGAGTGCTCTATCCAGCGCCGCCACCAGAAGGTGATCGAGGAATCCCCATCCCCGATCATGACTCCCGAACTTCGCAAGCAGATGGGCTCTGCCGCGGTTGAGATCGCACGCGCCGCCGGTTATGTCGGCGCCGGGACAGTCGAGTTCCTCGTCGATGAACAGAAGAACTTCTATTTCCTCGAGGTCAACACCCGCCTTCAGGTGGAACATCCCGTCACCGAGATGGTCACTGGTGTTGATCTGGTCAAAGAGCAGATCGCCGTTGCCGAAGGAAAAAAGCTGACGCTCCGCCAGGAAGATATCCAGATGCGCGGCCATGCGCTCGAATGCCGCATCTATGCCGAGGACCCGGACAACAACTTCATGCCTTCAACCGGCCTGCTCAAAAGCTATGTCATTCCGGCCGGGCCGGGCGTGCGGGTCGATTCCGGCGTTGTGCTTGGTTCCGAGATCCCGATCTACTATGACCCGATGATCGCCAAACTGGTCGTCTGGGGGAAAGACCGCTCCGAAGCGATCAGCCGGATGAAACGCGCCCTCGAAGAGTACCGGGTCTCCGGAGTCGAAACGACTATCGGCTTTCACCGCGTCATCATGGACAACCCGAAATTCATCAGCGGCGAACTCTCCACCCGTTTTCTCGAGGAAGAGTATCCTGATAACGTCTATCGACATCTGACCGATTTTCTGCGTGAACGCGCCGCCCTCGCCCTGGCGATCGACAGCTATGTCCGCGAGCGCAAGATCGCCGTGGTTGACCAGCCGGCTGCACCGCACTCCAACTGGACTATCTGGCACCGCGCGGGCAACCTCCGTCAGTTCGGAGGGAGCCGCTAA
- the mce gene encoding methylmalonyl-CoA epimerase, whose protein sequence is MTDPLISHVGIAVADLEKAVALYQQLTGLTPGPVVEVADQQVKVVMFAAPSDQPHPGGRIELVAATSPNSPISRFIERKGEGLHHICIYVDDIEARLIALKSAGVKLIDESPRIGADGEKIAFVHPASTGGVLLELQQRAT, encoded by the coding sequence ATGACTGATCCGCTGATCTCTCATGTCGGTATCGCCGTCGCCGATCTGGAAAAGGCGGTCGCGCTTTACCAGCAATTGACCGGCCTCACCCCGGGCCCGGTCGTCGAGGTCGCCGACCAACAGGTCAAGGTCGTGATGTTCGCCGCGCCGTCCGACCAACCACATCCCGGCGGACGGATCGAACTGGTCGCCGCAACCTCACCAAACTCACCTATCTCCAGATTTATCGAACGCAAGGGGGAAGGGCTGCATCATATCTGCATTTATGTGGATGATATCGAAGCTCGCTTGATTGCGCTCAAATCTGCTGGCGTAAAACTGATTGATGAATCGCCGCGTATCGGCGCCGATGGTGAGAAGATCGCCTTTGTTCATCCCGCCTCTACCGGCGGTGTCCTGCTGGAACTTCAGCAACGCGCTACTTGA
- a CDS encoding HEAT repeat domain-containing protein: MKKVIPILTTAMLLLLAGTVSGQGLLEKKIDSLFVIASSGEVKFQPMVKPAEDSIAALGADAVPILVDKLETKSPRERLAIINILKKIGAPAVPYLLRALGFNKGLVVERVAWALGDIKDTSAVMGLLGVTQHPRWQVREQSIGSLGRIGDIRAADAIMMALEDTIMLVRKAATVASGQLKLQQAIPRLTHLLGDSFYGVRMTAAAALSLLDTATVLQTIIDSMESANRQLGHLACQILGSMKTDTALHTLLPQTKSEDALRRAHAAVAIVTADTADVCDFRVPFLAAETDRFTRLKVQSAIEAVSHGQAPKSQ; encoded by the coding sequence ATGAAGAAAGTGATACCGATTCTGACGACCGCCATGCTACTCTTGTTAGCGGGTACGGTCTCCGGGCAGGGGTTGCTGGAGAAGAAGATCGACTCGCTGTTTGTGATCGCATCCTCGGGTGAGGTGAAGTTTCAGCCGATGGTCAAGCCGGCGGAAGATTCTATCGCCGCGTTGGGGGCGGATGCTGTCCCGATACTGGTCGATAAGCTGGAGACGAAATCACCACGGGAACGACTTGCGATCATCAATATCCTGAAAAAGATCGGGGCGCCAGCGGTCCCCTATTTGCTCAGAGCGCTCGGATTTAATAAGGGGTTGGTGGTGGAACGGGTCGCGTGGGCATTGGGTGATATTAAGGATACCTCGGCAGTGATGGGATTATTAGGCGTAACGCAACATCCGCGGTGGCAGGTCCGCGAGCAGTCGATCGGGTCGCTCGGGCGGATCGGTGATATTCGCGCGGCTGATGCGATCATGATGGCGCTGGAAGATACGATCATGCTGGTGCGCAAGGCGGCGACAGTCGCGTCCGGACAGCTCAAGTTGCAGCAGGCGATACCGCGATTGACCCATCTGCTGGGAGATTCGTTTTATGGAGTCCGGATGACCGCGGCGGCGGCGCTGTCGTTGCTTGATACGGCGACGGTGTTGCAGACGATCATTGACTCGATGGAATCGGCCAATCGCCAACTGGGTCATCTGGCCTGCCAGATATTAGGATCGATGAAAACAGATACGGCATTACATACCTTGTTGCCACAGACAAAGTCGGAAGATGCGCTCCGTCGGGCCCATGCCGCAGTGGCGATCGTCACTGCCGACACGGCTGATGTGTGTGATTTTCGAGTTCCATTCCTCGCGGCCGAAACCGACCGCTTTACCCGCCTCAAAGTACAATCCGCGATCGAAGCAGTCAGCCATGGACAAGCCCCGAAGTCTCAATGA
- a CDS encoding biotin/lipoyl-binding protein, with protein sequence MPRYSVEIDNQEFDIQLEYRSERFFATVNGHPFEVQHQWLGESRALLFIGAESLEVDIHSVGGNGQRMIFMKGIEIPAFIEDHAVAKMRKAAGISHHVAADSSLKAPMPGLVIKLRVEPGERVAKGQPLVIIEAMKMENIIKARTDGIIKEIKVKAGQSVEKGDTLLEFE encoded by the coding sequence ATGCCTCGCTATTCGGTCGAAATCGACAACCAGGAATTTGATATCCAACTGGAGTATCGTTCGGAGCGATTTTTCGCCACCGTCAACGGACACCCCTTTGAGGTCCAGCATCAGTGGTTGGGGGAGAGCCGCGCATTGCTTTTCATCGGAGCCGAATCGCTCGAGGTTGATATCCACTCGGTCGGCGGCAATGGCCAGCGAATGATCTTTATGAAAGGGATCGAGATCCCCGCCTTCATCGAAGATCATGCCGTCGCCAAAATGCGGAAAGCCGCCGGGATCAGCCACCATGTCGCCGCGGATTCCTCCCTCAAAGCTCCCATGCCCGGCTTGGTGATAAAGCTTCGCGTCGAACCGGGAGAACGAGTCGCCAAAGGTCAACCGCTGGTGATCATCGAAGCGATGAAGATGGAAAATATCATCAAGGCCCGCACCGACGGTATCATCAAAGAGATAAAGGTCAAAGCGGGCCAATCGGTCGAAAAAGGGGACACCCTGCTGGAGTTTGAGTGA
- a CDS encoding BlaI/MecI/CopY family transcriptional regulator, which yields MANQTFYFDPEGAGLTVFLGPTEARLMELAWKHGELSVKKALTFLGENKRAYTTVMTVLARLAEKGMLVREKDGRNFVYRPAMDREQFIRERVAVVRSCLKKF from the coding sequence GTGGCCAATCAGACATTTTATTTTGATCCCGAGGGGGCCGGTCTTACCGTCTTTCTCGGACCGACCGAAGCCAGACTGATGGAACTTGCCTGGAAACATGGGGAGTTGTCAGTCAAAAAGGCGCTGACATTTCTTGGCGAAAACAAGCGAGCTTACACCACCGTGATGACTGTGCTTGCCCGGCTGGCGGAAAAGGGGATGCTGGTGCGGGAGAAAGATGGCCGGAATTTTGTGTATCGACCGGCGATGGATCGGGAGCAGTTTATCCGGGAGCGAGTGGCGGTGGTGAGGAGTTGTTTGAAGAAGTTCTGA